A DNA window from Dunckerocampus dactyliophorus isolate RoL2022-P2 chromosome 17, RoL_Ddac_1.1, whole genome shotgun sequence contains the following coding sequences:
- the LOC129169835 gene encoding placenta-specific gene 8 protein-like: protein MAVTNQPGRYPPSDFQTNLCDFCDDCGTCCYGLWCFPCLGCTIANNMDECCLCGHSMAIRSVYRTRYNINGSLCGDFMATTCCLVCATCQLKRDIDRRKEQGIF, encoded by the exons ATGGCGGTGACCAACCAACCAGGCAGATATCCTCCTTCTGACTTCCAGACCAACCTCTGCGACTTCTGCGACGACTGTGGAACTT GCTGCTACGGCCTGTGGTGCTTCCCGTGTTTGGGCTGTACCATCGCCAACAACATGGACGAGTGCTGCCTGTGCGGCCACAGCATGGCCATCCGCAGCGTCTACCGCACCCGATACAACATCAAC ggcTCCCTGTGTGGGGACTTCATGGCGACCACATGCTGCCTGGTCTGTGCCACCTGCCAGCTGAAGAGGGATATTGACCGGCGGAAGGAACAGGGCATCTTCTGA
- the cops4 gene encoding COP9 signalosome complex subunit 4 yields MATDVRQELAQLMNSSGSHKDLAAKYRQILEKAVQFTDADQLESLKAFVEAMVNENVSLVISRQLLTDFCTHLPNLPDATAKAVYHFTLEKIQPRVISFEEQVASIRQHLATIYEKEGDWRNAAQVLVGIPLETGQKQYNVDYKLDTYLKIARLYLEDDDPVQAEAYINRASLLQNESSNEQLQIHYKVCYARVLDFRRKFIEAAQRYNELSYKSIVHESERLEALKHALNCTILASAGQQRSRMLATLFKDERCQQLAAYGILEKMYLDRIIRGNQLQEFAAMLMPHQKATTADGSSILDRAVIEHNLLSASKLYNNITFEELGALLEIPPAKAEKIASQMITEGRMNGFIDQIDGIVHFETREPLPTWDKQIQSLCFQVNNLLEKIRQAAPEWAAQAMETQMSQ; encoded by the exons ATGGCTACCGACGTGCGGCAGGAGCTTGCACAGCTGATGAACTCCAGCGGCTCCCACAAAGATCTCGCGGCGAA ATATCGACAAATCTTGGAAAAGGCGGTCCAGTTCACAGATGCAGATCAGCTGGAGTCCTTGAAGGCCTTTGTTGAAGCAA TGGTCAATGAAAACGTGAGCCTGGTCATCTCCAGACAGCTGCTCACCGACTTCTGCACGCATCTGCCCAACCTACCTGACGCCACAGCCAAAGCCGTGTACCACTTCACCTTGGAAAAGATCCAGCCTAGGGTCATTTCCTTTGAGGAACAA GTCGCCTCCATCAGGCAGCACTTGGCCACCATTTACGAAAAGGAGGGCGACTGGAGGAACGCTGCCCAGGTTTTAGTTGGCATCCCTCTGGAGACGGGACAGAA GCAGTACAACGTTGACTACAAGTTGGATACGTACCTGAAAATTGCCCGCCTCTACCTGGAGGATGACGATCCGGTGCAGGCTGAGGCGTACATCAACAGAGCCTCATTGCTTCAGAACGAATCCTCCAATGAGCAGCTGCAGATACACTACAAG GTGTGCTACGCCAGAGTCCTAGATTTCAGGAGGAAGTTCATTGAGGCGGCGCAGAGATACAACGAGCTGTCCTATAAATCCATCGTCCATGAgagcgagcgtctggaagctcTCAAGCATGCGCTCAACTGCACCATCTTGGCATCGGCAG GCCAGCAGCGTTCCCGCATGTTGGCCACCCTCTTCAAGGACGAGCGCTGCCAGCAGCTGGCCGCCTACGGGATCCTGGAGAAGATGTACCTGGACCGCATCATCAGGGGGAACCAGCTGCAGGAGTTTGCCGCCATGCTCATGCCGCACCAGAAGGCCACCACAGCGGATG GCTCCAGCATCCTGGACAGAGCCGTGATAGAACACAACCTGCTGTCTGCTAGCAAGCTCTACAACAACATCACCTTCGAGGAGCTGGGAGCGCTTTTGGAAATCCCACCAGCAAAA GCGGAGAAGATTGCCTCGCAGATGATCACCGAGGGCCGCATGAACGGCTTTATCGACCAGATCGATGGCATCGTGCACTTTGAGA cGCGTGAGCCGCTTCCCACATGGGACAAGCAGATCCAGTCGCTGTGTTTCCAAGTCAACAACCTCCTGGAGAAGATCCGACAGGCGGCTCCTGAGTGGGCGGCGCAGGCCATGGAGACCCAGATGAGTCAGTAA